A single genomic interval of Roseofilum reptotaenium CS-1145 harbors:
- the psbV gene encoding photosystem II cytochrome c-550, with protein sequence MLKRYIVLILATVFLALNVVVGSATAANISEKNRTIPVDQAGETTTITQDEYVLGKRLFVDTCSQCHGTGMTKTNPNVGLGVEAMAGAEPPRDNLAALVDYMQNPTTYDGEIEIYELHPSTRSADIFPEMRNLSDEDLKAIGSYILVEMNVRPNQWGAGKNTR encoded by the coding sequence ATGCTGAAACGATACATTGTGCTGATATTAGCCACTGTATTTCTGGCCCTGAACGTTGTTGTCGGGAGTGCGACGGCTGCCAATATTTCGGAAAAGAACCGCACTATTCCCGTTGATCAAGCAGGCGAGACCACAACAATTACTCAAGATGAGTATGTGTTAGGGAAGAGACTGTTTGTGGATACCTGTTCCCAGTGTCATGGAACAGGGATGACCAAAACCAACCCGAATGTGGGATTGGGTGTTGAGGCGATGGCTGGAGCAGAACCCCCCCGTGATAATCTAGCGGCTTTAGTTGACTATATGCAGAATCCCACCACCTATGATGGAGAGATTGAAATTTATGAACTCCATCCGAGTACCCGGAGTGCGGATATTTTCCCAGAAATGAGAAACCTTAGTGATGAGGATTTAAAAGCGATCGGCTCTTATATTCTGGTGGAAATGAATGTGCGTCCGAATCAGTGGGGAGCGGGTAAAAATACTCGTTAA
- a CDS encoding sirohydrochlorin chelatase, which translates to MQLQLKPSSIQLSPLPINRPLLMIGHGSRDREGREAFIDFAAAYEALDPSRPVIPCFLELTEPTILEGVKRCIEQGYTEVSALPILLFAARHNKFDVTNALDAARLEYPQVKFHYGRHFGITPSILELWGDRLTALDTPEYPRADTVLLFVGRGSSDPDANGDVYKLARMVWEGSGYQTVETCFIGITHPRLEEGFRRARLYQPKRIIVLPYFLFTGVLVKKIADITAEQQEQFPEINHVCLSEMGIDPHLMHLVRDREIETQLGQVQMNCELCKFRLAALGDGDHSHDHSHHHHHHHDHDHPPVDPYADPQAYHQRIWQVP; encoded by the coding sequence ATGCAACTTCAACTTAAACCGTCTTCAATTCAATTATCTCCCTTGCCCATCAACCGTCCGTTGTTGATGATTGGCCATGGGAGCCGCGATCGCGAGGGGCGAGAGGCATTTATCGATTTTGCGGCTGCCTATGAAGCTCTAGACCCTTCTCGACCGGTAATTCCTTGTTTTTTGGAGTTAACAGAACCCACCATTCTAGAAGGCGTTAAACGCTGTATAGAGCAAGGATATACGGAAGTATCTGCGCTGCCGATTTTGTTATTTGCTGCCCGCCATAATAAGTTTGATGTCACCAATGCCTTGGATGCAGCGCGGTTAGAGTATCCGCAGGTGAAATTTCACTATGGTCGGCATTTTGGGATTACGCCCAGTATTTTAGAGTTATGGGGCGATCGCCTAACTGCCCTGGATACCCCAGAGTATCCCCGCGCTGACACCGTACTCCTCTTTGTGGGGCGCGGATCGAGCGATCCAGATGCCAATGGAGATGTTTACAAGTTAGCCCGTATGGTGTGGGAAGGAAGCGGTTATCAAACCGTCGAAACCTGTTTCATCGGTATTACCCATCCTCGCCTAGAAGAAGGGTTTCGTCGCGCTCGCCTCTATCAGCCGAAGCGAATTATCGTGTTACCCTATTTCTTATTCACTGGGGTATTGGTGAAGAAAATTGCCGATATCACTGCCGAGCAACAGGAACAGTTTCCAGAGATTAACCATGTGTGCTTATCTGAGATGGGAATCGATCCTCATTTAATGCATCTGGTGCGCGATCGCGAAATTGAAACCCAATTGGGACAAGTGCAGATGAACTGTGAGTTATGCAAATTCCGGTTAGCTGCTCTCGGTGATGGCGATCATTCCCACGATCACAGTCATCATCACCATCATCATCACGATCACGACCATCCCCCAGTCGATCCCTATGCCGATCCTCAAGCCTATCATCAACGCATTTGGCAAGTCCCATGA
- a CDS encoding YlqD family protein, whose protein sequence is MDTQNLLLKRPVRIKVIVTSRWKEEVQEQLQNQLNQMDTQIQQVEMQGQSMITNMQTQNPQQVTQIQAQLNQKKNELLQQKNQLLNQLNQVQTLELDKEVDQGQMDSFFTITPGENLIQKMQVEIVLRDGVVEEIRGQI, encoded by the coding sequence ATGGATACCCAAAACCTGCTGCTCAAACGACCCGTTCGGATTAAAGTCATTGTGACTTCTCGATGGAAGGAAGAAGTTCAAGAACAACTCCAAAATCAACTCAACCAAATGGATACACAAATTCAACAGGTAGAGATGCAGGGCCAGAGCATGATTACCAATATGCAAACCCAAAATCCCCAACAGGTTACCCAGATTCAAGCCCAGTTGAATCAGAAGAAAAACGAGTTGCTGCAACAAAAAAATCAACTTCTAAACCAACTGAATCAGGTACAAACCCTAGAGTTAGATAAGGAAGTCGATCAAGGTCAAATGGATAGCTTCTTTACCATTACCCCAGGAGAAAACTTGATCCAGAAAATGCAGGTGGAAATTGTCCTCCGAGATGGGGTGGTCGAAGAAATTCGAGGTCAGATTTAG
- the psbV2 gene encoding photosystem II cytochrome PsbV2, with protein MINFPRFKFGLNVFLAESGRQWRCWLRPVMAIALTIGLLWTLATPSAFASDRYVIRFLKALEPVEIPLDTAGNTKTVTPDQLSEGKTLFNKNCENCHLGGTTLLSDYESLSLESLHNSTPPLDNINNMVGYLRAPLKQKGDYQKYACREVSPEWMSSEELEDLSAFLIRAAQKVEGWGAGEF; from the coding sequence ATGATTAATTTCCCTCGATTCAAATTCGGTTTAAACGTTTTTTTGGCTGAGAGTGGGCGACAATGGAGGTGTTGGCTGCGTCCAGTGATGGCGATCGCCTTAACCATCGGTTTACTCTGGACTCTAGCCACCCCTTCAGCTTTCGCTTCAGATCGCTATGTAATCCGTTTCCTAAAAGCCTTAGAGCCGGTAGAAATTCCCTTAGATACGGCAGGTAATACGAAAACAGTGACCCCGGATCAGTTATCAGAAGGCAAAACTCTATTTAACAAAAATTGTGAAAATTGTCATTTAGGGGGCACAACCCTGCTGAGTGACTATGAGTCTTTGTCTTTAGAGTCTCTGCACAATTCTACTCCTCCCTTGGATAACATCAATAACATGGTGGGTTATCTACGTGCTCCTTTAAAACAAAAAGGGGACTATCAAAAATATGCCTGCCGTGAAGTGAGTCCAGAGTGGATGTCTTCTGAAGAACTGGAAGATTTATCGGCTTTTCTGATTCGTGCCGCTCAAAAAGTGGAAGGTTGGGGAGCTGGAGAGTTTTAG
- a CDS encoding AMP-dependent synthetase/ligase, with translation MSNGFVASDYPNLSVLEKANLSHAVNYSHLGSIAQIWPIAAQKFGDIVALEDIHSQQKVSLTYSQMYEQMQQVAIALQQIGVNPGDRIALFADNSPRWFMVDQGIKMAGAANAVRSSQADIDELLYILQDSGCSFLIVENLKTLDKLAPRLNSMTLQAIILLSDEDPPVSSGEAPLYLNFGQLCDRAQGESYQPVEHNPKQLATLIYTSGTTGKPKGAMLSHSNLLYQVNTLAVVVAPNPGDRVLSILPSWHVYERTIEYYLLSQGCSQRYTNIRNFKQDLKNYKPHYMVGVPRLWESIYEGIQKEFREQSPSRQKLIQIFLDFSDQYVSAKRIKEQLELENLTPSASERTSATIKAALLAPLHYLGDRLIYQKVRQATGGQMKQVISGGGSLAKHIDKFFEMINFEILVGYGLTETAPVLTARRCDRNLRGSSGTPLPGTEVRIVDPNTRQPLPQGDRGLIVARGPQIMQGYYGNIQATAKAIDSDGWFDTGDLGFLTPEGQLVITGRAKDTIVLTNGENIEPQPIEDACTRSPYIDQMMLVGQDQRSLGALIVPNVEALETWVKQHHPGDRAIAQTLEDSTLQLNFDHEAIQELFRAELNREVKNRPGYRPDDRIGPFRLITEPFSINNGMMTQTLKIKRPIVREQYRDMINGMFT, from the coding sequence ATGAGTAATGGGTTTGTGGCATCTGATTATCCGAATCTGTCAGTGCTAGAAAAGGCGAATTTAAGTCATGCCGTGAATTATAGTCACTTAGGATCGATCGCCCAAATTTGGCCGATCGCCGCCCAAAAGTTTGGCGATATTGTCGCCCTCGAAGATATCCATAGCCAACAGAAGGTCAGCCTAACCTATAGCCAGATGTACGAGCAAATGCAACAGGTGGCGATCGCTCTGCAACAAATTGGGGTTAATCCGGGCGATCGCATTGCCCTGTTTGCCGATAACAGCCCCCGATGGTTTATGGTTGACCAAGGAATTAAGATGGCTGGAGCCGCCAATGCGGTGCGAAGTTCCCAAGCAGATATCGACGAGCTGCTCTATATCCTCCAAGATAGCGGATGCAGTTTTCTGATTGTGGAAAACCTCAAAACCCTCGATAAACTGGCTCCTCGCTTAAACTCGATGACCCTACAAGCGATTATCCTCCTCAGTGATGAAGACCCCCCCGTTTCTTCTGGTGAGGCTCCTCTATATCTTAATTTTGGGCAATTATGCGACCGTGCCCAGGGAGAATCCTACCAACCGGTAGAACACAACCCCAAGCAGTTAGCAACCCTAATTTATACGTCTGGAACCACGGGAAAACCCAAGGGTGCAATGCTCTCCCATAGTAATTTGCTCTATCAAGTCAATACCTTGGCAGTCGTGGTGGCTCCCAATCCGGGCGATCGCGTCTTGAGCATTCTTCCCTCTTGGCATGTGTACGAGCGCACGATTGAATACTATCTGCTCTCCCAAGGTTGTTCCCAGCGATACACCAATATCCGCAACTTCAAACAAGACCTGAAGAACTATAAACCCCATTACATGGTAGGTGTCCCTCGGTTGTGGGAATCCATTTATGAAGGCATTCAGAAAGAATTTCGGGAACAGTCCCCAAGTCGGCAAAAATTAATCCAAATCTTTCTAGACTTTTCTGACCAGTATGTTTCCGCCAAACGGATAAAGGAACAACTAGAGTTAGAGAATCTCACCCCATCTGCTTCAGAACGCACCTCGGCTACCATTAAGGCGGCGCTGCTGGCTCCTTTACATTATTTAGGCGATCGCCTGATTTATCAAAAAGTTCGCCAAGCCACAGGTGGACAGATGAAACAAGTCATTAGTGGAGGCGGTTCCTTAGCCAAGCATATTGATAAATTCTTTGAAATGATTAACTTTGAGATTTTAGTCGGCTATGGTTTAACCGAAACGGCTCCAGTACTCACGGCTCGGCGGTGCGATCGCAATTTACGCGGATCGTCCGGTACACCCCTACCGGGTACTGAAGTGCGAATTGTCGATCCAAACACACGTCAACCCCTGCCCCAAGGCGATCGGGGATTAATTGTGGCTAGAGGCCCCCAAATTATGCAAGGCTATTATGGGAATATTCAAGCCACGGCTAAGGCCATTGACTCTGACGGATGGTTTGACACCGGAGATTTAGGTTTCCTCACCCCAGAGGGACAACTGGTGATTACCGGAAGAGCTAAAGATACCATTGTTTTAACCAATGGGGAAAATATCGAACCCCAACCCATTGAAGATGCTTGTACCCGCAGTCCGTATATCGATCAAATGATGCTTGTGGGGCAAGATCAGCGATCGCTCGGAGCCTTAATTGTGCCCAATGTCGAAGCCCTAGAGACCTGGGTCAAACAACATCATCCTGGCGATCGGGCAATTGCCCAAACCCTTGAGGATAGCACCTTGCAGCTCAACTTCGATCATGAAGCCATTCAAGAGCTGTTCCGAGCCGAACTCAACCGGGAAGTCAAAAATCGCCCAGGGTATCGCCCCGATGACCGCATTGGCCCCTTCCGTTTGATTACTGAACCCTTCTCCATTAACAATGGCATGATGACCCAAACCTTGAAAATCAAACGTCCCATTGTGAGAGAACAGTATCGCGATATGATTAACGGGATGTTCACTTAA
- the rsmH gene encoding 16S rRNA (cytosine(1402)-N(4))-methyltransferase RsmH — protein MGHEFVHIPVLGSELIEGLDVRPGGKYLDATVGGGGHSLLLFDQCRDIWVTAIDQDTQALDAAKLTLSEYGDRLTFWHGNFVDYPGNAEQFDGIIADLGVSSAQFDIPERGFSFRHSAPLDMRMNQQQSLTAADLINHGDEKELADIFYQYGEERLSRRIARSIVAKRPFNTTTELAQAIASCYPPRARHGRIHPATRVFQALRIAVNQELTVLPQFLDLASHWLKPGGIIGVISFHSLEDRCVKHYFKDSAELTVLTKKPIIPHAEEIQNNPRARSAKLRLAKRL, from the coding sequence ATGGGGCATGAGTTTGTACATATTCCTGTTTTAGGGTCGGAGTTAATTGAAGGTCTAGACGTGCGTCCAGGGGGCAAATATCTGGACGCGACGGTGGGAGGAGGAGGCCATAGCTTGCTGCTGTTTGACCAATGTCGAGATATCTGGGTAACTGCCATTGACCAAGATACGCAGGCACTAGATGCGGCTAAACTGACGTTATCGGAGTATGGCGATCGCCTAACATTTTGGCATGGCAATTTTGTTGATTATCCGGGTAATGCTGAACAATTTGATGGCATTATCGCCGATTTAGGAGTTAGTTCTGCCCAATTTGATATCCCAGAACGGGGATTTAGTTTTCGCCATAGTGCCCCCTTGGATATGCGGATGAATCAACAGCAATCCCTGACGGCTGCGGATTTGATTAATCATGGGGATGAGAAGGAATTAGCCGATATCTTTTATCAATATGGTGAGGAGCGCTTGTCCCGGCGTATTGCTCGCTCTATTGTGGCCAAACGTCCCTTTAACACGACGACTGAGTTGGCCCAGGCGATCGCCTCCTGTTATCCCCCTCGCGCCCGTCATGGGCGGATTCATCCCGCTACACGAGTGTTTCAAGCCCTACGCATTGCAGTTAATCAAGAGTTAACCGTTTTGCCCCAGTTTCTGGATCTCGCTTCACACTGGTTAAAGCCTGGGGGAATCATTGGGGTGATTAGTTTTCATTCCCTAGAAGACCGATGCGTTAAACATTACTTTAAGGACTCCGCAGAACTTACCGTTTTGACCAAAAAACCGATAATTCCTCACGCAGAAGAAATCCAAAACAATCCCCGTGCGCGATCGGCAAAATTGAGATTGGCAAAACGTCTATAG
- a CDS encoding dihydrolipoamide acetyltransferase family protein codes for MIHEVFMPALSSTMTEGKIVSWEKSLGDKIEKGETVVIVESDKADMDVESFYEGYLATIIVDAGGVAPVGEAIAFIAETEAEIETAKQQAKSAPAAATPAPAPAPAPVAAAPAPVAATARSNGRTIASPRARKLAKDLKVDLATLVGSGPHGRIVAQDVESAAGVAPSVAPIAAPAPVAAPKPVAAPAPAPKPAVTPGQVVRFNTLQQAVVRNMVASLAVPTFHVAYSITTDNLDRLYKQIKSKGVTMTALLAKAVAVVLAKHPIVNAGYTEEGIQYPSNINVAIAVAMDDGGLITPVLQNADQLDIYSLSRTWKDLVARSRSKQLQPVEYNSGTFTLSNLGMFGVDQFDAILPPGQGSILAIGASKPQVVAMDNGLMGVRRQMTVNITCDHRIIYGADAAAFLKDLADLIENNPESLTL; via the coding sequence ATGATTCATGAAGTGTTCATGCCTGCCCTCAGTTCTACCATGACTGAAGGCAAAATTGTTTCTTGGGAAAAGTCCCTAGGGGACAAAATTGAGAAAGGAGAAACCGTCGTTATTGTCGAGTCCGATAAGGCAGACATGGATGTGGAATCCTTCTATGAAGGCTATCTTGCCACCATTATTGTAGATGCAGGTGGGGTTGCACCGGTAGGAGAAGCGATCGCCTTCATTGCCGAAACCGAAGCTGAAATTGAAACTGCTAAACAACAAGCCAAAAGCGCTCCTGCCGCTGCTACCCCAGCCCCAGCCCCTGCGCCAGCTCCTGTTGCTGCCGCACCCGCTCCTGTTGCCGCAACGGCTCGCAGCAATGGCCGTACCATTGCTTCTCCTCGCGCCCGGAAATTGGCTAAAGACTTAAAGGTGGATTTAGCGACTTTAGTCGGAAGTGGCCCCCATGGACGCATCGTAGCCCAAGATGTCGAAAGTGCGGCTGGTGTGGCCCCCAGTGTAGCGCCTATTGCTGCTCCTGCCCCTGTTGCCGCTCCCAAACCTGTGGCTGCTCCAGCTCCAGCTCCGAAACCCGCAGTTACCCCCGGTCAGGTGGTACGCTTCAATACGTTGCAACAGGCTGTTGTCCGCAACATGGTGGCGAGTTTAGCAGTGCCCACGTTCCATGTTGCTTACAGCATTACCACTGATAACCTGGATCGGCTCTATAAACAGATTAAGTCTAAGGGCGTTACCATGACCGCTTTGCTAGCTAAAGCAGTGGCTGTGGTTCTGGCTAAACATCCCATCGTTAATGCCGGTTATACCGAAGAAGGCATCCAATATCCCTCCAATATTAATGTAGCGATCGCTGTTGCCATGGATGATGGCGGCTTAATTACTCCAGTACTACAAAATGCCGATCAACTCGATATTTATTCCCTCTCGCGCACCTGGAAAGATTTGGTTGCTCGTTCTCGCTCCAAGCAGTTACAACCAGTAGAATACAATAGCGGAACCTTCACCCTCTCCAATTTGGGGATGTTTGGTGTGGATCAATTTGACGCTATTTTACCCCCGGGTCAAGGTTCAATTCTCGCCATTGGTGCCTCTAAACCCCAAGTAGTAGCCATGGACAATGGTTTAATGGGTGTGCGCCGACAAATGACAGTGAATATTACCTGCGATCATCGTATTATCTACGGTGCAGATGCAGCCGCATTCCTTAAAGATTTAGCCGATTTAATTGAAAATAATCCCGAATCTTTAACCCTGTAG